A stretch of Xanthocytophaga agilis DNA encodes these proteins:
- a CDS encoding DUF6265 family protein, with product MKTGTKLIGIAGSFLLLCTFTIKQTNYINKVEWLIGTWENKTSKGSIYETWSKITDNELLGKSYIVKGKDTIVFENVRLVQQQDELFYSPTVKDQNNGLPVRFAAKIISATQLVFENAHHDFPQIISYIKISTDSLVAEISGVSNGKERKQTFPMKRIK from the coding sequence ATGAAGACAGGAACAAAACTTATAGGTATCGCTGGCAGTTTTCTTTTGTTGTGCACCTTTACCATAAAGCAAACCAATTACATTAATAAAGTGGAATGGCTTATCGGTACTTGGGAAAATAAAACTTCTAAAGGTAGCATCTATGAAACGTGGAGCAAGATAACCGACAATGAATTGTTAGGAAAAAGCTATATCGTAAAAGGAAAGGATACGATTGTCTTTGAAAATGTGCGATTGGTTCAGCAACAAGATGAGCTGTTTTATAGCCCAACGGTTAAAGATCAAAATAACGGTTTGCCTGTTCGTTTTGCTGCCAAAATCATATCGGCAACTCAATTGGTTTTTGAAAATGCACATCACGATTTCCCACAAATCATTTCCTATATAAAAATAAGTACTGATAGTTTAGTCGCTGAAATTTCGGGAGTAAGCAACGGAAAGGAAAGGAAACAAACCTTTCCGATGAAACGAATAAAATAA